ACTACTGTTAAAACAAGGTATGTGGTCATGTCAGAAGAAATCCTGAAGCAGTATCCAGAGCTTGCCATTGAGGGACTCCCCACTGTGAAGCAACGATTGGATATCTGTAACGATGCTGTCACGGAGATGGCTGTTGAAGCCTCACGAGTTTGTATCAAAAAATGGGGCAGGCCTATATCAGACTTAACCCACTTAGTCTATGTTTCCTCGAGTGAAGCTCGGCTGCCTGGTGGTGACCTTTACTTGGCCAAAGGACTTGGACTCAGCCCTGAGACGCAACGTGTGATGCTCTATTTCATGGGTTGCTCTGGGGGTGCAGCTGGCCTTCGTGTAGCAAAAGACATTGCCGAAAACAATCCCGGAAGTCGGATCTTGCTAGCTACTTCTGAAACTACCATTATTGGTTTCAAACCTCCAAGTGCAGATAGACCATATGACCTGGTTGGTGCAGCTCTTTTTGGCGATGGTGCTGGAGCTATGATCATTGGCTCTGATCCAGTTTTGAGCATTGAGAGACCTCTCTTTGAGCTTCACACTGCAATCCAGAATTTCTTGCCTGATACTGAGAAGACGATTGATGGGAAACTTACAGAAGAGGGGATTAGTTTCAAGCTTGCAAGGGAGCTTCCTCAGATAATTGAAGATAACGTTGAAAGTTTCTGTGAGAAGTTGATGGCAACCGTTGGATTGACTGACAAGGACTACAACAAGATGTTCTGGGCTGTTCATCCTGGTGGACCTGCAATCTTGAACAGAATAGAAAAACGACTAGATTTGTTTCCAGAGAAACTAAGTGCCAGTAGAAGAGCGTTGATGGATTATGGAAATGCTAGCAGTAACACAATTGTGTATGTGTTGGAATACATGATAGAAGAGATCTTGAAGAAGCAGCAGCAGAAGAAGAAAGAGTGCCCAGAAGAAGAGAGTGAATGGGGCTTGATTTTAGCGTTTGGACCAGGGGTTACCTTTGAGGGTATTCTTGCAAGAAACCTGACAGTATAAGAATAATGTCTTACAACTTCAAAGAAGTTGGATCTTCTATTATATAATCATAGTGAAAATCAATTATCATGCATGCAAAAGGAGACCTTATGCATTTCATGTTTCATAAAGAATCTACGAAACTGAATACTCTAAATCTATAtgattattatttcttgtattctGTCATTTGATTCTCTAAAAGCTTCAGCCAAACTGATCTTTTTACATGCAATCTTGTAAACAGGTGGGAAAGTGAATTCTCAATGTCTCCAAAATATGAAAGGTTGATAATCATCTAAAGCCAGTTTCAGTCAAAGTATATTTTGGAACTGTAAGCTAGAACTTCTATTCATTTCCATCCAGACCTGTTAGATTATTACTTCAAATTAAAAATTGTACGCTAGCTGAGAGCCAATGCATATCATCACATCTAGGAACAGTCTACAATAATTAACTTCATATAAGCAAAAGATTAGCATTTGACATAAAAAATTAATCCATCTACGAAATGTTTTCAATATATATCCACCCAAAGTTTCTGCACCCCGAAATTTACAAACAATCCGCTAATTTCCAGTCATAAGAAACATGTCAAGAGCAAAAACCAGAATTTGAACTGGGATGCCTAGTCACATTTTTAACCGAGTAATGCTT
This window of the Gossypium arboreum isolate Shixiya-1 chromosome 12, ASM2569848v2, whole genome shotgun sequence genome carries:
- the LOC108476619 gene encoding type III polyketide synthase B; translation: MGSEEEPKEGFPKMVNPGKATILALGKAFPHQLVMQEFLVDGYFKNTNCDDPDLRKKLSRLCKTTTVKTRYVVMSEEILKQYPELAIEGLPTVKQRLDICNDAVTEMAVEASRVCIKKWGRPISDLTHLVYVSSSEARLPGGDLYLAKGLGLSPETQRVMLYFMGCSGGAAGLRVAKDIAENNPGSRILLATSETTIIGFKPPSADRPYDLVGAALFGDGAGAMIIGSDPVLSIERPLFELHTAIQNFLPDTEKTIDGKLTEEGISFKLARELPQIIEDNVESFCEKLMATVGLTDKDYNKMFWAVHPGGPAILNRIEKRLDLFPEKLSASRRALMDYGNASSNTIVYVLEYMIEEILKKQQQKKKECPEEESEWGLILAFGPGVTFEGILARNLTV